The Chiroxiphia lanceolata isolate bChiLan1 chromosome 4, bChiLan1.pri, whole genome shotgun sequence genome includes the window TGGAGGCGCTGCGCTCCATCTACGAGGGAGATGTGTGCTTCAGGGAGCTCAGCCCCGTGTCCTTCCAGTACAGGGTAAGGCGAAGTTGCACCCTGAAGTTACTTTGCTGCCTTGTAGTTGCCGTACTGGGGGTTTCTAAGCCGAAGAGGTGTCCGATGTTCAATGAAGGGTAGATCCGTAGGCTGCTGTTTCAGAATCTTTGGTACAGTGATGCTTCATAGTTCATATTTAGGAACCTGCTCCCACTGTGGGTTTATCACAGAATGgatcaggttggaagggaccacagaggGTCATGTGGTCCAACCTCCCTCCTCAAGGAGGGTCATCCTAGAATACATTGCACAGAATTGtatccagatggttcttgaatatctccagtgagagagactCCAGAACCAatctgggcaacctcttccagtgcttggtcatccacacagtaaagaagtcCTTCCTTATTTTCAGATGGAAGTTCCAGTGCATCACTTTCTGCCCCTTACCTCTcatcctattgcttggcactACGAGCCAGTTATCCCTTAGCCTTGCATCTCTATGCCTGGTGTAGCGAGAATTGTCAAACTGTCTGAAGGAGCCAGCCTGCTGAGTAATATGTCCCCTGGCTGGTCAGAAATGTAGAGACTTACAGAGATGTTTGCATGTAAAACTTTGAACCTTCATTGCTGCTCAGTTACAAGGTTCCAGTCTCTCATCCGGAGGCAGCTGGACATGCTCTGTCTACCTGCTAAAGAGAAAATCCATGAAATGCTTTGGGCACATGCACTGGTACCGTTCTGCTCAGGAGAGACATACAAGGAGTGCCAAGCCCAAGATATGCAGCTAGATTATGGCATGAAATTCTTGCCAGCTTTCTCAGATTTAAAGACCTGGATGTTCTTCTGAGCACAGACTGAGGCAGATCTTTGGATGGCTGGAGGACTTTACTGACGAAAATTTAGGCACCCATGGGACAGAAGGGAGACTTCTGGAAATGCTATATGCATtagtaaatttaatttcctcagAAGGGGAAATGTGACATGTCTACAAGTCTACAGTGTGTTGTTTTACATTTCACTAGCTTTGGTCATTTCTAGTTTTTattagatgaaaaataattgccAAAAGTTAGGATAACTCAGTTTAAATGCAGTAAAACATAGTGTCAGACAAAGACAGTAATACACCTTTCCCCCGAAGAAGGATTTGTATTACGAGAAGGCATAACGCAGGTAAGTGAATGACAAAAAATTTGTATGCCATCTTTCAGACCGTCATGTCTTGCACCTGTCTCGCATACGGAGCACAGCTGTTTTGTAATCAGTGTGCTTCAAAGTGCTATTTCTAGataacagctttattttctgaCTGATAACTTTATGAAAATAGTTGTTCTCTCAAGAAATTTGGTTGGtctaaaagaaatgaaagacttCTGTATTGATATTGTAATTCTTAGTAGGTGACTGGAAACAgatgaagtttttcttttcctttcagatagGTGAAAGTGGTGATCCCAAAGCCTTTCTAATAGAAGTTTCTTGGCCGGAAACATATCCACAAACAGCACCAGTCATATCGATGGATGCTTTCTTCAACAACACGATGTAAGTATTTATGACAGCTTCACTCCTTGACCTTGTATGCgggggctttttgtttggtaAACTTTTCTTCATCTGTCTGCTTTACAGTTTAGTTTAATGGTTTCTTTTAGATCTGCAGCTATTAAGCAAAGTATATTGGAGAAGTTAATGGTAGAAGTTGAAGCGAATCTTGGAACTGCTATGACATACACACTTTTTGAATATGCCAAAGACAATAAGGAGGTGTTCATGGAAAATCAGCCTGTTAACACTGTGGTAAGTAGATAAAttcaggttttgcttttgtgcttttaaaactgaaaaaaaatggttgtTATTTCTCTGAGTACTTCATAGCTCTCTCTTTAGGTTGTAAATCAGTTCATTGGGTATACACATTAGTGGCTAAAATTATCACACAGAGTATGGTGCTGCAGTGCTCCGTGGTCATGGTTGTTATATTTGATTGTTACTTTGCTGTTATACCGAAATGTTTGTGGGCTGCTGTTCTGTCCCACAGGGTAACATAAAAATGGAGACTTGGGGCAGAAGCAAAACTAAAGGAAGCTGAAACAGAGATTTAAGGTGTCTGCTGAGGGTTGGAAGGGTGGCAATTTACTGCAGCCCTCCTGATATGCAATGGATTGCATAAGTGCACCTCCAGGGTCTTAAGGAGTCAGACTGAGTCAATTTGTAGTTTCTGTGTTCTGTAAGGACGTTATTTGCCATCATAGCGCTTCAGATTTGCtctgaggaagaagaaattatttccatgtttGGGAAGTCTGAATCCCTTCACTAAAATGTAAATCACACTCCATGATAAATTTGAAAAGTGTAAGAGGTGCCTTTTCCAACTGTAAAAGAGAATAATTCTAGTCCCCAACACATGTTTTTCAAAACTATGGTCCTGATTGTATGTTGATTAAAAGCTGCAGGCTGCTGTCAACATTAGTTCTTTCTGACAGCCAGGATATTTCAGTATGTCAGGTTTGGTAATCACACCACACAGAGGTATTCATGGAActaatatgcaaatattttcaacCACCTTTGTCTTTCTCAGACTTCGGTAAGCAATAGTATTGCAATTGGAACTCCTGATGTGCCTGCaagtaagaaaaaagagaaaaaggaacagtTATCCAAAACCCAGAAACGAAAGCTAGCTGATAAAACAGGTTTGTTtactataattttctttttttggtcagTATGAAAATCCAAATTTTATAGGAATGACATCTTGCTGGAGTCAGAGTCAGTAGTCGTTTGTTTATAAGATTAACTACTTTAGTCTGTGGTCTCTGTTTTACTTGTTCTATGTGAATTATTCTTGCCTGAGATGTTGGTACTAGTTAAAGCAACTTTCTACAGAGTAGAGATTTCATGATGTCATTGTCttctaggttttttttaattcactttgtGACAAAAGTGAAATTTTCAATACTTGTTGGAGGAGAGGATTTGGGACCTCTACCAACAGAAGATGTATTTTTTGATGGGCCCTCATAAATAATtcacattattaaaaatgtaatttctaaatgaaagtatttgttttgaaacccaaaataaaacatctgatttagtttgtattttagaaatagAGGTGCTTCTGCAGATATTTAATGCTTTCAATGAAATAGTAGTGTTTTGATTGAAAGCTGTTGGTTACTTCAGTTGATTCAGCTAATGACTCATGTTCAGCCTTAGCTTTTACTAATGATCTGGATAATACAGTCCTATTGCAGCAATAAGTTGTACCCTGTGATAGAGGTTTCTGCATATAATCTACCTAACCTAATGTATAGTTGGTAGACTTAATGTAAACTGTGTAGAGGAAAAGCTGCataaaattttgttctttgacAGAATTCATCATTGCTAGTCAGCCCAGCTCATGTTGGAGTTACCTTCTAAGTTAAATTTCAGATGGACTGAGGTGTTTTTATTCAAATggaattactttgtttttattcaaaCGGAATTACTTTGAATCACATAATCACAGAACCATCAAGGTTGAAAGAGAGCTTCAAGTTCATCCACTtcaaccatcaacccagcaccaccataatCATCTCTAAACTgtatccccaagtgccacatccagatgtctcttggtgactccaccacctccctgggcaacttattccagTACCTAACCACtcagtgaaaaatgtttttgtaatgtCTAATCTGAACCTCTCCTACcacagcttaaggccatttcctctcgcGCGTTCACTTGGGGTTGGTTAAAGAACAAGCTGTTTTGTCCTCATGGCTTCGTAGTGGAGAAATTGACGAGTTTGGATATTTAGAATTTTGTGCGTTGATTTTGAAGAAAGATAAATATTCCCCTTAGCTTGTGtgttgaaaataaaaccttcttGTTCTGCAGATAACAAAGGGGAGCTTCCACGAGGATGGAACTGGGTGGACGTAATTAAGGTAACATGACTGTATTATATGCAGTATTATGAAACTACTGTGTATGTACATTAAAAATGATTTGTACTTATATCTGAAGAAAACTGATctgatgtgttttttcttgcttttcttccaaCTATGTTTGGATTTGACTATGGTGTCTGATTAATTTCTATATGTGTCCAGCATGTAAGTATTTTCaagttatctttttttattgtaagTAAAGAAAGAGTAAGAACAGTTGCTTATTTTGGGTTCTAAATTACGTATTTCTCAAATGCTTTAAAGTGCTAGTCCTTCCGAATATTAGTCAGGACTTTGGTTGCTCTTTTCACCTTGAttgttttagtatttatttactGAGCagctaaattttaattttatgatgaGAGGGCTTTGCTAACCAAATGTACTGCAAGTATTCTGTCTTCATATGAGAACaagattcaaaataaaattagtggTGCTGCTAGGTTCTGGAGAGCAGTGGATAAGTAAGCAGAAAAAGGGAGCTGTGCCAAGTGGGAGCAACTTACTGTCTCCTACAAGCCCAATTCTCTGCTACAACTACTCCAGTGgataattattttctgcttgcCCCTCAGCACTGAATTTTTCCACCCTCTTGTATTTGCTCATTCAGTGAAAATTGCTGCTTGACAATTTTGAAAgcaaactattttattttacatgacTATGAGTAATTTTCAGTGTAAGACCTAACACCAGTTCCAGTTGTTAAATAAGA containing:
- the RWDD4 gene encoding RWD domain-containing protein 4 isoform X4, which produces MDAFFNNTISAAIKQSILEKLMVEVEANLGTAMTYTLFEYAKDNKEVFMENQPVNTVTSVSNSIAIGTPDVPASKKKEKKEQLSKTQKRKLADKTDNKGELPRGWNWVDVIKHLSKTGSKDDE
- the RWDD4 gene encoding RWD domain-containing protein 4 isoform X2; this encodes MCASGSSAPCPSSTGLRQIFGWLEDFTDENLGTHGTEGRLLEMLYALVQIGESGDPKAFLIEVSWPETYPQTAPVISMDAFFNNTISAAIKQSILEKLMVEVEANLGTAMTYTLFEYAKDNKEVFMENQPVNTVTSVSNSIAIGTPDVPASKKKEKKEQLSKTQKRKLADKTDNKGELPRGWNWVDVIKHLSKTGSKDDE
- the RWDD4 gene encoding RWD domain-containing protein 4 isoform X1; the protein is MCASGSSAPCPSSTGPGCSSEHRLRQIFGWLEDFTDENLGTHGTEGRLLEMLYALVQIGESGDPKAFLIEVSWPETYPQTAPVISMDAFFNNTISAAIKQSILEKLMVEVEANLGTAMTYTLFEYAKDNKEVFMENQPVNTVTSVSNSIAIGTPDVPASKKKEKKEQLSKTQKRKLADKTDNKGELPRGWNWVDVIKHLSKTGSKDDE
- the RWDD4 gene encoding RWD domain-containing protein 4 isoform X3, whose product is MAANEDQEMELEALRSIYEGDVCFRELSPVSFQYRIGESGDPKAFLIEVSWPETYPQTAPVISMDAFFNNTISAAIKQSILEKLMVEVEANLGTAMTYTLFEYAKDNKEVFMENQPVNTVTSVSNSIAIGTPDVPASKKKEKKEQLSKTQKRKLADKTDNKGELPRGWNWVDVIKHLSKTGSKDDE